Below is a window of Vibrio gazogenes DNA.
CTGATAAAGCCGTTCAGCCGTTTGTTGCACCTCATCCTGAGATCTGTCGGGCAGGGACATGACGACGACCATACTGCCCAGCGAAATCACCACCAGAACCAACATAATTTCCAGCAGTGTAAAACCACGGTGGTATTTCATGAGCAGTATTCATCCATTCCTCGATTACTGGAAGTCAAGCAAGTTCCAGTTACCGATGTCGCTGTTATTCCCTTCACCGCCTTCCTGACCATCAGCACCATAGCTAAAAACATCAATTTTACCTTTATCGCCAGGGCTCATATATTGATAGTCATTTCCCCAAGGGTCCTGTGGTAACCGCTTGATATAACCGCCTTCGCGATAGTTACGAGGTTCAGGATTGGACGGTTTGGTGACCAATGCTTCCAACCCTTGATCCGTGGTTGGATAAGCATTGTTATCTAATCGGTACATATCCAATGCATTTTCCAGAGAGACAATATCGGCAATCGCTTTCTTCTGATCGGCTTTCTCTTTATTGCCCAATAGATTCGGGACAACAAAGCTCGCCAAAAGCCCAAGGATGACAATCACGACCATCACTTCTAACAGCGTAAAACCACCTTGTTTGCTTACTTGATTTTTTATTTTCATTCCTACTCCACCAACATTCACGTTTCCTAACCAATGAACAGCTAAGACTAGCGCGTCATTAAATTGTTCATTTCTAAAATCGGCATCAGGGTTGCCATCACAATAAATAAAACCAACCCGGCCATTAATGCAATCAGCATGGGCGTAAACAGACCCAAAGCAATATTTACCGTTGCTTCAAACTGCTCATCCTGATTGTCTGCGGCACTAATGAGCATGTTCTCCAATTCACCACTTTGCTCACCACTGGCAATCATATGAAGCATCATCGGAGGAAAAAGCTTCGTTTGCTGCAAAGACTTACGAATGCTTGCCCCTTCACGGACGGATTCAGCCGCTTCCTGTACTTTCTGTTTCATGTATGTGTTTTCCACAACATCTTTGGCAACAAGCATTGCATCGAGAATCGGAATACTACTCGAAGAACATATCGCCAGTGTTCGTGCAAAACGAGAGGTATTCAAACCTCGAACAATTTTACCAATCATGGGCACTTTCATCAGTTGACGATGAAATGCAAAGCGGATATGTGGCCGTTTTAAAGCCGACTGGATGAATGCCCATCCACCTAACGCCAACAGTAGAACCAGCCAACCCCACTCCTGAACAAAATGGCTCATATTTAACAAAATCTGCGTTGATGTCGGCAGGGTTTGCCCCATTTGGATAAATTGACCCACAATTTTGGGTACTACGGCAGCTAAAAGAAAAGCGACAATCGTGATTGCAAAAACAACCAGAACAATGGGATAAATCAACGCCTGTAAAAGCTTTGAGCGCATCTTCTGTCGATTTTCGGTATAACTTGCCAATCGATTGAGAATCATATCCAAATGCCCGGACTTTTCACCGGCCGCAATCATAGAACGAAACAAACCATCAAAAATATGTGGGTAATCGGCCATACTATCAGCGAGGGAAAAACCTTCCGTCACTTTTGACCGAACACGGGTGAGAACACTGCGAATCCGTGGTTTTTCTGTCTGTTCAATCACCGCTTGCAGACATGCCTCCAGCGGCATTCCCGACTGGAGTAATGTCGACATTTGCCGAGTTAACAGTGCAAGGTCCGTTGCCCCAATTCCTCTTTTCCACGAACTGGTGCCGCCTTGTGTTTGATTATTTTTCTGGACTTGCGTGGCCTGAACAGCAATCGGAGTCAGTCCTTGCTCTTTCAAGCGTTGGCGAACATGACGGGCACTATCCCCCTCGATCACACCTTTTTTGCGTTTTCCTTTGAGATCAAGCGCCTGATATTCAAATGCAGCCATCAGACCTCCTCAGTGACCCGCAACACTTCTTCAAGTGTCGTGATCCCCGCCTGAACCTTACTCAGTCCATCCATACGAATGCTTGGGCATGACTCGCGAACTTGATGCTCAACGGCCTGCTCACCAGCTTCGGTATGGATCAGTGATTTGACTTTCTCATCAATCACTAATAACTCATGAATCCCTGTCCGTCCCCGGTAACCTTTGTAATGGCATTTCTCACACCCTTTCGGTGCATAAAGCGTCAGAGGCTCATCCTCTTGAATATCGAATAGCTCACGCTGTTCTTTATCGGCCTCAAATGGCTGCTTACAATCGGGACATAATGTCCGAACCAACCGCTGAGCCAGTACACCAACGAGAGAAGATGACACCAGAAAAGATTCAATCCCCATATCTCTCAAACGGGTGACCGCACCAATCGCGGTATTCGTATGCAGTGTCGAAAGAACCAAGTGCCCGGTGAGAGATGCTTGTACTGCAATTTGTGCCGTTTCCAAATCCCGGATTTCTCCGACCATCACGACATCGGGGTCCTGACGCAGAATCGCTCTCAACCCTCGGGCAAAAGTCATATCGACTTTTGGATTTACCTGTGTCTGACCAATACCGTCAATATCAAACTCAATCGGGTCTTCAACCGTCAGAATATTTTTCTCATTCCGATCCAATTCTTGTAAGCCGGCATAGAGCGTCGTTGATTTACCGGAACCAGTCGGCCCCGTCACCAATAAGATGCCATGTGGTCGCTGAAGCAGTTCTCGGAACCGAACGAAAATTGTCTCGGTCATTCCCAGACTGTAGAGATCCATCTGAGTCGCATTTTTATCCAAAATACGCATAACGACCCGCTCTCCATGAGAAGAAGGCATGGTAGAAACACGAACATCAACGGCCCGCCCACCGATTCTCAGCGAGATACGTCCATCTTGAGGTACCCGTTTTTCAGCAATATCCAGCTTTGCCATGACCTTCACACGCGAGACCAATAAAGGCGCAAGTTTACGGCTGGGCGATAAAACCTCACGAAGCATGCCATCGACCCGAAAACGGATCGATAAAGATGTTTCAAAGGTTTCAATATGGATATCGGAAGCTTCTTCTTTGATGGCTTCACTCAACATGGCGTTAATCAGCTTGATGATCGGTGCATCATCATCTGAGTCCAACAAATCTTGGTTATTCGGCAGTTCCTCTGCGAGGGCAAAGAAATCATCGTTATCTGCACCGAGATCTTCCATCAACTGGCGAGTTTCGGACGTATCACGCTGATAGACTTTCGTCAGCCTAGCATCGAACTCGGCTTCAGGAAGCGCCACCAGCTCAAATGACTTTTGCAACACCCGCTTGGCCTCAACCAAAGCCGTAATAGATACCGGCTCCACATAATAAAGATAGGGGGTCTCATCTTCATGTGAGGCGTCAAATACGAGCTTATACCGGTTTGCGAAACTAAAAGGTAAACGCTGCACAACGCTACTCCTGATCCTGGCCCTTAGGAATCTGCTCGATAAATGCCTGTAATTCTTCCGGATAATGGCCTTGTAAATTAAATGCGGGTATCACTGGCGTTTTCTTGTCACCCATCAATTTCAAGCCTTTCTCGGCTTTCACAAGCTGCTCAGCACGAATGAAGTTATACTTCCGCTGAGTCACACCATCCGCGGTCATACCATCACGAATGATCGTTGGCTTAATAAAGACCATTAGATTTCGTTTCTCAACTTTGGTACTGGTTGAACGGAATAGGTAACCTAGCAAAGGAATATCCCCAAGAATGGGAACTTTGGAGTCGCTCTCCTGAGTGCGTTCGTCGATCATACCGCCCAAGACTAGCATTTGACCATCTTTGACCATAACCGAGGTATTCAACTGTCGTTTGGCAAAACGAACATCGACAGCACCGTCAGCGGCCAGAACATTCGATACTTCCTGCTCGATCTTAAGCATCACCGAATCCCCTTCATTGATTTGGGGAACAACCTTTAACTTAATCCCAACTTCTTTCCGATCCACGGTTTGGAAAGGGTTATCATTCCCAGAGCTTGACGTCGCTCCAGTCAGTACGGGAACCTCTTCACCAACTACAAATGAGGCTTCACCGTTATCCATGACGGTAATACTCGGTGACGACAGAATATTTGAGCTGGAGTCTTTAGAAACCGCACTGATCAGAGATGTCCAATCGCCCATCACGATACTGACTGCAGCACCTTCTACACCACTCAATGCATCAGACAACGACTTATAGTCACCAGATTTTGAGGTCGTATAAGGCCGACGATTACCATTATTATCGGTGTAATATTCAGTGCTGACCTGATCTTTCGCTTCTTCCAGACCGACCATAACCTTACCGATAGAAGCACCGCTATTCCCAAACTGGATTTCCGATCCACTTTCAATCGAGCCCCATTGCACCCCGAGGTTAATCCCTTCACCTTCGGACATTTCGACAATCAGGGCTTCAATCAGTACCTGAGCCCGACGAATATCCAATTGGCTAATCACATCCAGTAAAGGTTTCATAATATCTTGTGGTGCACTGAGAATCAGAGAGTTGGTATCCTTGTGTGCGGCAATCGTGACGTCAGCCCGGCCCGAAGGAGCCGACTTTTGCTCACCTTGCTTTTCCGACTGAATATTATCAGAAACGCCTTTCAACACATCGACCAAATCTTCCGCTTTGGCATACTTCAGATAAACAACCCGATGGTTACTTTTGGTCGCCATTTCAATATCAAGCCGTTTAATTAACCGGACGATCCGTTTTCTGACTTTCGGATCACCAGAGATCAAAATTGAATTGGTCCGATCATCTGCAACCACTTGTGGCTGGAGAATCTGAGGCAGACTTCTCGTCTCTTTACTGGTATCGAGCGCACTGACAATCCGCACAATTTCCGGTGCCGAAGCATTATTCAGTGTCACGACATCAATGTCCGTGTTTCCTGCTTGGTCAACGCGATCAATAATCTGAGCCAGACGGTCAACGACCGCAGCACGTCCGGTCAACAAAATAATATTCGCAGGTTCATAATGAACCACGTTACCGGAACCCGCATTGTTCACTAACTGACGCAACAATGGAGATAATTCTTTAACGGAAACATTGTGAACAGAAACAACCCGGGTAATAACACTGTCAGCATTTGTGTGACCGGAAGAGTCCAATACAGGAATTGCCGAGGTTTTTGCATCTTTGGATTTAATGACTTTCAGAACACCGTTGTCCATTTCAACCACGGCAAACCCGTAGACTTCCAAAACATTCAGAAAGAAACCGTAGTACTGGTCATCACTGAGCGTGTCATAACTCCGTACATCAATTTTCCCTCGCACAGAAGGATCAACAATAATTGTTTTATGTAAGTTACGACCGACGATGTTAATAAATTCCTGAATATCAGTGCCTTTAAAATTGACGCTGTACTCGTTCGCCAAAGCTGCCGGAGAAAGCATCATACTTCCTAGTAACAACCACATGCTTTTTTTTAGCCAATACTTCACGTCTTCACTCCCTCAATGCCTAGCGACGCTGCATTAAAATTGAATATATATATCATGAGTCTGTCCATCTCTCTCTACTGTGATTTTTACATTCGAAAGGTCTGATAACACAGAGGCAATATCTGACATTGCACTTTCCTTCCTTAAATCGACATCATTCAATGCAACGGCAATATCACCACTCTTTAATCCGACAGATTGAAATAACTCCGGTGAACGTCCGGGACTCAAACGGTAACCGAGAATATCATTGTCACGTTTCATTTGAGATAAACGAACATACTGAAATAAAGTCTGCGGATTCTCCGCAATTTCATGTTTGATTTCAGTCAATCGTTCCTTCTGGGTACTGACTTCCCCGGTATCATAATTGACAAAGTCATCCGGAGATGGAGCCTTCAGCATGGAATGAGGCTGAGTCTTCATACTTCCCAGACGACTGTATTCCACATCTTCCAACATAAGCGTTTCACTTCTGCCGGCATTACGGATAATCACTCGATCATTCAGCACCGACTCCAGTGTCACTCGAGTCCCTGCAATTCGTTCCTTCAATCCATAAGTTGCCTGAACACCTTGATAATCAATAATGGCAAGATCTTCAGTATTGTTATCACTCACAACAACACCAACAAGCTTCAGATTTAATTTCGTTTTCGGGGCATTAACGACATGCTCTTGAACAACTGGCTTATCATTCTGCTTTTGTAACTGGCCAAAAAGTTGTTTTTCTTTCACAAATGCGCTGTCGAAGCTATTTGTTGAACCTCGCACTTCATTTGAAGCAGGGGGAGTCCATGACTGAATCTGCATCGTCTCAAATGGCGCCCAGACCAGCTGACCGAATATCCAAACAGCAACCAACCATATTCCTGCTGAAATAATGGTGCTGAACAATGATTGATAGTGAATGAAAGAACGCAATAAAGACATGAATAACGCAGGTACTGAGTTCTTTAGTGTGTCAACGTGTGGCAATCTCTAACCCTTTGAATTTATCCCTGATTAATCGGTGTAATTAGTTGTATCACACCATATTAAGACCCTGACTAATATAACATACCCATTTTACTATCCACTGTTTTATACTCAAATTTCATCATTTTCTTGAAAACCTAGGTATAAACCACCATTTATCCTTTTATTATTGAGTAAACCAACATATTCAGAGGACGATTTTGCGATGAGTTCTAGCGAAGAACCGGTACGGTTAGATAAATGGCTCTGGGCTGCGCGATTTTATAAAACCCGTTCGATTGCCAGAAATATGGTTGACGGTGGCAAAGTCCACTATAATGGGCAACGGTCTAAACCAAGTAAAGTCGTAGAAGTCGGAGCAACTGTCACGCTTAGACAAGGGCAAGAAGAAAAAGTTGTCATTATTGACAAAATATCGGGGCAACGCAGAGGTGCACCCGAAGCTCAGACCTTGTATACAGAAACAGCGGCAAGCATTCAAAAACGTGAAGCAAATGCGATGCAACGCAAATTGAATGCACATAACCCGAGTCCGGATAAGCGTCCCGATAAAAAGCAACGACGCGATATCATCAAATTTAAACATCAATAAAGAACAAAGCTGGAGTTTCCTTCATGGCAAGCAATATGTTAAATCGCTACCTGTTTGACGAGTTATCAGTACGTGGCGAACTGGTACAACTGGATGACGTCTACCAACAAGTCGTGTCCAGTCAGGAATATCCGGCACCGATTCAATCTCTGCTGGGAGAGTTACTTGTTGCAACCTCTCTTCTAACTGCAACCCTCAAATTTGAAGGCTCAATCACCTTGCAGATTCAGGGAAACGGCCCAGTCTCTCTCGCTGTTCTCAATGGCGATCACGAACAAAATGTCCGTGGCGTTGCCCGTTGGAAGGGTGACATCCCTGAGGATGCAACCCTGCATCAATTAATGGGAGATGGGCACTTAGTGATTACCATCGACCCAGACAAGGGGGAACGATATCAAGGGATTGTTGCTTTAGACGGTGATTGTTTAGCTAATGTTCTAGAAACTTATTTTGCACAGTCAGAACAGTTGAAAACCCGGTTATGGATCAAAACAGGACGATTAGAAGAGAAGCTCTGCGCGGCAGGAATGCTCCTACAAATTATGCCGGATGGCACCGGCTCACCAGACGATTTCGAACATCTTGAACAGTTAACAAACACGGTCACTGATGAGGAATTGTTCTCTCTGGAAGCAAATGAATTGCTCTACCGCCTATACAATCAGGAAACCGTGCGACTGTTTGAACCACAGCCGATTACTTTCCACTGCGGCTGCTCTCGCCAACGCTGTGGTGCAGCGATCATTACCCTTCCTGAAAATGAAGTACAGGAAATGCTCGCTGAAAACCCCACGATTTCTCTTCATTGTGAATACTGTGGCACCGACTACCAATTTGATGAAAATGATATCAAAGAGTTACGCTACAGCTCACTGGTACAAAACAAAACCATTCATTAATTTTCATTACTTATTAAGCGTTTTTCTCATACCTAAGGCCAGTTGAAATACTGGCCTTATTGCTTATCCTTCAACA
It encodes the following:
- the gspD gene encoding type II secretion system secretin GspD; this encodes MKYWLKKSMWLLLGSMMLSPAALANEYSVNFKGTDIQEFINIVGRNLHKTIIVDPSVRGKIDVRSYDTLSDDQYYGFFLNVLEVYGFAVVEMDNGVLKVIKSKDAKTSAIPVLDSSGHTNADSVITRVVSVHNVSVKELSPLLRQLVNNAGSGNVVHYEPANIILLTGRAAVVDRLAQIIDRVDQAGNTDIDVVTLNNASAPEIVRIVSALDTSKETRSLPQILQPQVVADDRTNSILISGDPKVRKRIVRLIKRLDIEMATKSNHRVVYLKYAKAEDLVDVLKGVSDNIQSEKQGEQKSAPSGRADVTIAAHKDTNSLILSAPQDIMKPLLDVISQLDIRRAQVLIEALIVEMSEGEGINLGVQWGSIESGSEIQFGNSGASIGKVMVGLEEAKDQVSTEYYTDNNGNRRPYTTSKSGDYKSLSDALSGVEGAAVSIVMGDWTSLISAVSKDSSSNILSSPSITVMDNGEASFVVGEEVPVLTGATSSSGNDNPFQTVDRKEVGIKLKVVPQINEGDSVMLKIEQEVSNVLAADGAVDVRFAKRQLNTSVMVKDGQMLVLGGMIDERTQESDSKVPILGDIPLLGYLFRSTSTKVEKRNLMVFIKPTIIRDGMTADGVTQRKYNFIRAEQLVKAEKGLKLMGDKKTPVIPAFNLQGHYPEELQAFIEQIPKGQDQE
- the gspC gene encoding type II secretion system protein GspC produces the protein MPHVDTLKNSVPALFMSLLRSFIHYQSLFSTIISAGIWLVAVWIFGQLVWAPFETMQIQSWTPPASNEVRGSTNSFDSAFVKEKQLFGQLQKQNDKPVVQEHVVNAPKTKLNLKLVGVVVSDNNTEDLAIIDYQGVQATYGLKERIAGTRVTLESVLNDRVIIRNAGRSETLMLEDVEYSRLGSMKTQPHSMLKAPSPDDFVNYDTGEVSTQKERLTEIKHEIAENPQTLFQYVRLSQMKRDNDILGYRLSPGRSPELFQSVGLKSGDIAVALNDVDLRKESAMSDIASVLSDLSNVKITVERDGQTHDIYIQF
- the gspF gene encoding type II secretion system inner membrane protein GspF, translating into MAAFEYQALDLKGKRKKGVIEGDSARHVRQRLKEQGLTPIAVQATQVQKNNQTQGGTSSWKRGIGATDLALLTRQMSTLLQSGMPLEACLQAVIEQTEKPRIRSVLTRVRSKVTEGFSLADSMADYPHIFDGLFRSMIAAGEKSGHLDMILNRLASYTENRQKMRSKLLQALIYPIVLVVFAITIVAFLLAAVVPKIVGQFIQMGQTLPTSTQILLNMSHFVQEWGWLVLLLALGGWAFIQSALKRPHIRFAFHRQLMKVPMIGKIVRGLNTSRFARTLAICSSSSIPILDAMLVAKDVVENTYMKQKVQEAAESVREGASIRKSLQQTKLFPPMMLHMIASGEQSGELENMLISAADNQDEQFEATVNIALGLFTPMLIALMAGLVLFIVMATLMPILEMNNLMTR
- the gspE gene encoding type II secretion system ATPase GspE; translation: MQRLPFSFANRYKLVFDASHEDETPYLYYVEPVSITALVEAKRVLQKSFELVALPEAEFDARLTKVYQRDTSETRQLMEDLGADNDDFFALAEELPNNQDLLDSDDDAPIIKLINAMLSEAIKEEASDIHIETFETSLSIRFRVDGMLREVLSPSRKLAPLLVSRVKVMAKLDIAEKRVPQDGRISLRIGGRAVDVRVSTMPSSHGERVVMRILDKNATQMDLYSLGMTETIFVRFRELLQRPHGILLVTGPTGSGKSTTLYAGLQELDRNEKNILTVEDPIEFDIDGIGQTQVNPKVDMTFARGLRAILRQDPDVVMVGEIRDLETAQIAVQASLTGHLVLSTLHTNTAIGAVTRLRDMGIESFLVSSSLVGVLAQRLVRTLCPDCKQPFEADKEQRELFDIQEDEPLTLYAPKGCEKCHYKGYRGRTGIHELLVIDEKVKSLIHTEAGEQAVEHQVRESCPSIRMDGLSKVQAGITTLEEVLRVTEEV
- the gspG gene encoding type II secretion system major pseudopilin GspG → MKIKNQVSKQGGFTLLEVMVVIVILGLLASFVVPNLLGNKEKADQKKAIADIVSLENALDMYRLDNNAYPTTDQGLEALVTKPSNPEPRNYREGGYIKRLPQDPWGNDYQYMSPGDKGKIDVFSYGADGQEGGEGNNSDIGNWNLLDFQ
- the hslO gene encoding Hsp33 family molecular chaperone HslO → MASNMLNRYLFDELSVRGELVQLDDVYQQVVSSQEYPAPIQSLLGELLVATSLLTATLKFEGSITLQIQGNGPVSLAVLNGDHEQNVRGVARWKGDIPEDATLHQLMGDGHLVITIDPDKGERYQGIVALDGDCLANVLETYFAQSEQLKTRLWIKTGRLEEKLCAAGMLLQIMPDGTGSPDDFEHLEQLTNTVTDEELFSLEANELLYRLYNQETVRLFEPQPITFHCGCSRQRCGAAIITLPENEVQEMLAENPTISLHCEYCGTDYQFDENDIKELRYSSLVQNKTIH
- the hslR gene encoding ribosome-associated heat shock protein Hsp15; its protein translation is MSSSEEPVRLDKWLWAARFYKTRSIARNMVDGGKVHYNGQRSKPSKVVEVGATVTLRQGQEEKVVIIDKISGQRRGAPEAQTLYTETAASIQKREANAMQRKLNAHNPSPDKRPDKKQRRDIIKFKHQ